A stretch of the Acidisarcina sp. genome encodes the following:
- a CDS encoding Ig-like domain repeat protein: MPYRTASHAHRLFCLLALLLLSFVATGAATAQTLAFTPGQYEIYAGNPVPPGGGGPSLSSSGYTGTAGNLVLAGPGNIAYDTAGNLYIMDQVDNILRVVAASNNAIPTLPGISVQSGHVYTVAGTTNPPGSSIPCSGGADVQGNGCPATVASFQNVWGIAVDKNGNVYFADYWNNQIRAIYGGAGGLPGISSPQQGYMYALTNTANDTTGTLRGENGPAGSAVVPYPANLAADSKGNIYFTSANDRGLRFIYNGGNLPSGFFPSGTTPTQGNEYLLTNGRGTCPNPTHTRTIGTRTILLSGACDGFPASEAFFLSTGIAIAIDASDNIYLQDRSSSLVHAIYLGGKLPGLDSSTLTIGNLYAVAGNETQGVPILGGLALQSPLFISGNYAGSNQAIAVGADGSLYFNGSVGYGVGQDKIFRVDPSGILTVVFGGNTSCAVALNTASGAPPVDQQLAGCASTSVPDLTAYGLAVTSGGNLYIANQVNAGANIIMESNVATSAIAYTGTIGLPIQNQTVTISNLGTQSLQLNNVDFTGPFSQVTTGGSNDCSASTSLASGASCQIGVSFLPTSAGTQSGTLKVTSNALNATGGSNIVSFSGVAAQASSSTKLIASPGGSVIANAGQAVTLTATVSPQPADTLSPGGTVMFMDGNTSLGSGTVNNGVATLTVTSLAAGTHAITAVYQGETNFSGSTSAPVNVTVSATPVALVTVSGSASSINSGHSVTFTANVAAFSSAGVPTGTVSFQDGANPLPNSTVTLSGGTATYTTSILPAGNNQIRAVYSGDSQFGANSSEPVSVQVNAPGLLQFTPGVISLVTGSYFTNNGAPANGTAANIAQFRPGNLAVDSYGNTYVIGPNAGGVYGGSSVWVTASGNGPIPGINSPQKGNIYLLGNATPCANYSTAPCGDGGPVTQAFFLSPSTLAVDALNNIYVVDRYEIRKISALSGTVTDIGGTYGTYGYGGDNGPATAATVRVAGMFADLGGNIYIADGSDALVRRIDGQTGIISTIAGQPPIDLNTPTQCAAVPCGDGGLATAAGLINPVGIFVDQANNVYFGEDGNDSNLHDTKHVIRKIDGQSGIISLYAGMYNSPNQTYFNQCDPQEQMPCGDGGLATSASLNNVSAITGDVAGNVYVADNNTVTVRRIDARTGIIDTVAGNMALAGNSYDPLSNACATSNVTSQNPPCGDGLAATAAFLNNPSSIAIDPQGNLYIADKGTDVVREVSGASSAMAFGSQTLGTFTPLTVTLTNSGSQPLTLSDINVPMNYVQQASGSSDCTGSMTLTPGGACALDIAFFPTATGSLLATLTITSNAANATNGQNVIALSGTGVSPGGTTAQTITFNPPAGPFYEGEQIPLTATATSGLNVDYLVTSGSGIILNNGTASAALKITGAGNVTVTAYQFGDSQYAQATPVAVSLLATQPVLTITATSPSLVVGSALPVFTGSAYFTVSGLIPGDAASVVIGQPAFTVQNASGATVPVGATLEAGTYTVVIAQGTLSFPSYYKPSFVNGTLTVTGTNRQTVSFTGLPATATYNAATTYSLIATALDATTGQADGLPITYSVTGPATVSGDVLTVNGAGTVTVTATQAGSGNYSSASASQTIQVAKATLTVTAVSLTYAQGVALPALTSSSNYTITGLAPGDNLTAITGQPALSIVDTKGITGTPGAILAAGAMPPAGVYTINISAGFLAATNYNFNFVPGTLTVGNGTAQTINFPPIPNVVYGAAPITLGATASSGLAVSYSVSPSNLAMLSGNVLTITGAGSVTLTATQVGNNNYAPAQPVQQTFIVAPAVLTVTANNATRLNNTPNPSFSYTFSGFVNGDMQGTAVSGTTQPVTTATTTSPVGQYPITFSLDAKGSSGLAAINYTFNYVPGVLTITSGGPVSGYTLTASPQSVAVTQGQIVQTRITLSPVNFYQGLVNMSCNNLPANVTCTFSPATLTANGNNEPVSTTLTINTNSASPVVGQLHPQDGSSMLAASFYMPGAMLGLWLALARKRRNIGAWQLLVVVALLSGAIGLTACGTSTKNNSSLAQTGSSTFTVTAKDSAGNVLQSITIGLTVR, translated from the coding sequence ATGCCGTATCGCACTGCTTCACACGCACATCGTTTGTTCTGCTTATTGGCTCTGTTGCTCCTGTCGTTCGTGGCTACAGGAGCAGCCACGGCACAGACCCTGGCGTTCACTCCCGGCCAGTACGAGATCTATGCGGGCAATCCCGTACCTCCGGGTGGCGGAGGTCCCAGCCTGTCGTCGTCAGGTTATACCGGCACCGCGGGGAATTTAGTCTTGGCCGGACCCGGCAATATCGCCTATGACACCGCCGGGAATCTATACATCATGGATCAGGTGGACAACATCCTGCGCGTGGTGGCGGCCAGCAACAACGCCATTCCCACGCTGCCCGGTATCTCGGTACAGTCTGGCCATGTCTATACCGTGGCGGGAACCACGAATCCTCCGGGTAGCAGCATTCCATGCTCCGGCGGAGCCGATGTGCAGGGCAATGGCTGTCCGGCGACTGTGGCCTCATTCCAGAACGTATGGGGCATCGCTGTGGACAAGAACGGCAACGTATACTTCGCCGACTACTGGAACAATCAGATTCGCGCGATCTACGGCGGGGCCGGTGGGCTGCCAGGTATCTCGAGCCCTCAACAAGGTTACATGTACGCGTTGACCAACACGGCCAATGACACGACCGGCACATTAAGAGGCGAGAATGGGCCTGCTGGCAGCGCGGTGGTTCCATATCCGGCGAACCTTGCGGCAGACAGCAAGGGCAACATCTACTTCACCAGTGCGAACGATAGAGGCCTGCGTTTCATCTATAACGGCGGCAACCTGCCTTCCGGCTTCTTTCCGAGTGGAACAACACCGACCCAGGGCAATGAGTACCTGTTGACCAACGGTAGGGGAACATGCCCAAACCCCACTCATACAAGAACCATAGGGACACGTACGATCCTTCTGTCCGGTGCCTGCGACGGCTTTCCAGCGAGCGAAGCCTTCTTCCTGAGCACAGGCATTGCGATTGCTATCGATGCCTCCGACAATATTTATTTGCAGGACCGATCCAGTTCTCTGGTTCACGCCATTTATCTTGGTGGAAAGCTGCCCGGTCTTGATTCCTCCACGTTGACCATCGGGAACCTCTACGCGGTCGCAGGGAACGAGACGCAGGGGGTTCCAATATTGGGAGGCCTCGCCCTGCAGAGTCCGCTGTTCATCAGCGGAAACTACGCAGGCAGCAACCAGGCGATCGCTGTTGGCGCAGATGGAAGTCTCTACTTCAATGGTTCCGTAGGTTACGGAGTCGGCCAGGACAAGATTTTCCGTGTGGATCCATCTGGCATCTTGACGGTTGTCTTTGGCGGCAACACGAGTTGCGCAGTCGCGCTCAATACTGCATCGGGTGCTCCTCCTGTGGACCAGCAGCTTGCGGGTTGCGCATCCACTTCTGTTCCCGACCTGACTGCCTACGGTCTCGCCGTGACTTCCGGTGGGAATCTTTATATAGCCAACCAGGTGAACGCTGGCGCCAATATCATTATGGAGTCGAATGTCGCGACTTCGGCTATTGCTTATACCGGCACTATCGGGCTGCCGATCCAAAACCAGACCGTCACTATTTCCAACCTCGGTACGCAGTCTCTGCAACTGAACAACGTGGACTTCACGGGTCCATTTAGCCAGGTGACGACTGGCGGATCGAACGACTGCTCGGCCTCGACCAGCCTGGCTAGTGGAGCAAGCTGCCAGATCGGCGTCAGCTTTCTGCCCACAAGCGCGGGTACGCAGAGCGGAACCCTCAAAGTTACCAGCAATGCTCTGAATGCTACGGGCGGCTCAAACATCGTGAGCTTCAGCGGCGTGGCAGCGCAAGCCAGCAGCAGCACGAAGCTGATCGCATCACCCGGTGGTTCCGTCATCGCCAATGCCGGCCAGGCTGTTACGCTGACTGCGACGGTATCGCCGCAACCAGCGGATACTCTCAGCCCAGGCGGGACCGTCATGTTTATGGACGGAAATACGAGCCTCGGTTCGGGTACCGTGAATAACGGCGTGGCGACCCTGACGGTCACCAGCCTCGCAGCCGGAACACATGCGATCACAGCGGTGTATCAAGGCGAGACCAACTTCAGCGGCAGCACGTCAGCGCCGGTCAATGTGACTGTTTCCGCCACGCCGGTTGCGCTGGTGACGGTCAGCGGTTCGGCTTCTTCGATCAACAGCGGGCATAGCGTCACCTTTACCGCAAATGTAGCCGCCTTCTCCAGCGCGGGCGTGCCCACCGGGACGGTCAGCTTCCAGGATGGAGCCAATCCGCTGCCTAACAGCACGGTGACCCTGAGCGGCGGCACGGCAACCTACACAACGTCCATACTTCCTGCGGGCAACAACCAGATTCGTGCCGTTTATAGCGGAGACAGCCAGTTTGGAGCCAACAGTTCGGAGCCAGTATCGGTTCAGGTGAACGCGCCGGGACTTCTGCAATTCACACCAGGCGTCATCTCTCTAGTCACAGGAAGCTACTTCACCAATAACGGCGCACCGGCCAACGGAACCGCGGCCAACATCGCCCAATTCCGACCGGGCAACCTGGCTGTGGATAGCTATGGCAATACCTACGTCATTGGTCCGAATGCGGGCGGTGTCTACGGTGGATCCTCGGTGTGGGTCACTGCTTCCGGCAATGGTCCCATTCCTGGAATCAACAGCCCTCAAAAGGGAAACATCTATCTCCTCGGCAATGCAACACCTTGCGCTAACTACTCAACGGCGCCATGCGGCGACGGCGGACCAGTCACTCAGGCGTTTTTCCTTAGTCCCTCTACGCTGGCCGTCGACGCGCTCAACAACATCTACGTTGTCGACCGCTACGAAATCCGCAAGATTTCAGCGTTGAGCGGTACGGTGACCGATATCGGCGGCACCTATGGCACGTATGGTTATGGTGGAGACAACGGTCCTGCGACCGCCGCAACAGTGAGAGTTGCGGGCATGTTTGCAGATCTGGGCGGCAACATCTATATTGCGGATGGCTCGGATGCCCTGGTGCGCAGGATTGACGGACAGACCGGCATCATCAGCACCATCGCCGGACAGCCTCCCATCGATCTAAACACTCCTACGCAGTGCGCTGCGGTGCCTTGTGGGGACGGCGGCTTGGCCACCGCCGCAGGCTTAATCAACCCAGTGGGCATCTTCGTGGACCAGGCCAACAACGTGTACTTCGGGGAAGATGGCAACGATAGTAATCTTCACGACACCAAACATGTGATCCGCAAGATTGATGGTCAGAGCGGCATCATCTCTCTCTATGCGGGTATGTACAATAGTCCGAACCAGACCTATTTCAACCAATGCGATCCACAGGAGCAGATGCCTTGCGGGGACGGCGGTCTGGCCACCAGCGCCAGTCTCAACAACGTCAGCGCGATCACTGGCGACGTAGCCGGAAATGTCTACGTTGCCGACAATAATACGGTCACAGTTCGCCGGATCGATGCCAGGACCGGCATCATCGATACCGTTGCAGGCAACATGGCGCTGGCGGGCAACTCCTATGACCCGCTGAGCAATGCATGCGCCACGTCCAATGTGACCTCTCAAAATCCGCCCTGCGGCGATGGTCTCGCGGCCACCGCGGCTTTCCTCAATAATCCCAGTTCCATCGCAATCGATCCCCAAGGCAATCTCTACATCGCTGACAAGGGAACCGATGTTGTCCGCGAAGTCAGCGGCGCCAGTTCTGCCATGGCCTTCGGCAGCCAGACGCTGGGCACGTTCACTCCGCTGACGGTCACGCTGACGAATTCCGGCTCTCAACCGCTGACCCTCAGCGACATCAATGTCCCCATGAATTACGTGCAGCAGGCCAGCGGCAGCAGCGACTGCACTGGCTCCATGACGCTCACCCCGGGCGGTGCATGCGCCCTGGACATCGCCTTCTTCCCCACGGCAACCGGCTCACTACTGGCGACATTGACCATCACCAGCAACGCGGCGAATGCCACCAACGGCCAGAACGTTATTGCGCTGTCCGGCACGGGCGTGAGCCCTGGCGGAACCACTGCCCAGACCATTACCTTCAACCCGCCCGCGGGACCCTTCTATGAAGGCGAACAGATTCCGTTGACCGCAACCGCCACCTCCGGATTGAATGTCGATTACCTGGTGACCAGCGGCTCGGGAATCATCCTCAACAATGGAACCGCAAGCGCTGCATTAAAGATCACCGGAGCCGGCAATGTCACCGTTACTGCCTATCAGTTCGGCGACAGCCAATATGCCCAGGCGACGCCGGTTGCAGTCAGCCTATTAGCCACGCAACCCGTACTGACCATCACCGCGACGAGTCCGTCCCTGGTGGTGGGATCGGCTCTGCCGGTTTTCACCGGCTCGGCATACTTCACGGTCAGCGGACTGATCCCCGGCGATGCCGCATCGGTGGTCATCGGCCAACCGGCCTTCACCGTGCAAAACGCCTCCGGCGCAACCGTCCCAGTGGGAGCGACGCTCGAAGCCGGTACCTACACCGTGGTCATCGCGCAGGGTACGCTGAGCTTCCCGTCCTACTACAAGCCCAGTTTTGTCAACGGCACGTTGACGGTGACAGGCACAAACCGCCAGACTGTCAGCTTCACCGGTCTGCCCGCCACCGCCACCTATAATGCCGCAACCACTTACTCGCTGATTGCCACCGCTCTGGACGCCACAACCGGACAGGCTGATGGTCTTCCCATCACCTATTCGGTGACCGGCCCAGCCACGGTGAGCGGCGACGTGCTAACCGTCAATGGCGCGGGCACGGTGACCGTAACCGCGACGCAGGCGGGCAGCGGTAACTACTCTTCCGCCTCGGCCAGCCAAACCATTCAAGTGGCAAAGGCCACGCTCACGGTAACCGCAGTCAGCCTCACCTACGCGCAGGGAGTTGCGCTGCCTGCGCTTACATCGTCCTCGAACTACACGATTACCGGTCTAGCCCCTGGGGACAATCTCACCGCCATCACCGGTCAACCCGCGCTTTCTATCGTGGACACCAAGGGGATCACCGGCACGCCCGGCGCAATTCTGGCAGCGGGAGCGATGCCTCCGGCTGGCGTCTACACCATCAACATCAGCGCGGGTTTCCTTGCCGCTACCAACTACAACTTCAACTTCGTGCCCGGCACCCTTACTGTGGGTAACGGTACCGCGCAGACCATCAATTTCCCGCCGATTCCAAACGTGGTGTATGGTGCGGCGCCCATCACGCTGGGAGCAACCGCCAGCTCCGGACTCGCGGTTAGCTATTCGGTCTCTCCGTCGAACCTTGCCATGCTCTCCGGCAACGTTCTTACAATCACCGGAGCAGGCAGCGTAACCCTAACCGCAACGCAGGTGGGCAACAACAACTACGCTCCCGCACAGCCCGTGCAGCAGACCTTTATCGTGGCGCCTGCTGTACTGACGGTCACCGCGAATAATGCAACGCGTCTCAACAACACGCCCAACCCAAGCTTCAGCTACACTTTCTCGGGTTTCGTCAATGGCGATATGCAAGGCACCGCGGTCTCCGGTACCACGCAGCCCGTCACGACTGCAACAACCACATCGCCGGTGGGCCAGTATCCCATCACGTTCAGCCTTGATGCCAAGGGCAGCAGTGGTCTCGCCGCGATCAACTACACCTTCAACTATGTCCCTGGAGTTCTGACCATCACTAGTGGCGGTCCGGTATCCGGTTATACGCTCACGGCGTCGCCACAATCCGTCGCTGTTACACAAGGTCAGATTGTGCAAACCCGGATCACGCTGTCACCAGTCAACTTCTATCAGGGGCTGGTAAATATGAGCTGCAACAACCTGCCGGCAAACGTGACCTGCACCTTTTCACCCGCGACGCTCACTGCCAACGGGAACAACGAGCCGGTCAGCACAACACTCACCATTAACACCAACAGTGCTTCGCCTGTTGTGGGACAGCTACATCCTCAAGATGGCTCTTCAATGCTTGCGGCAAGCTTTTACATGCCGGGAGCCATGCTGGGACTGTGGCTTGCTCTCGCGCGTAAACGGCGGAACATAGGAGCCTGGCAACTCCTGGTGGTCGTTGCTCTGCTCTCGGGAGCGATCGGCTTGACGGCATGCGGCACTTCGACGAAGAACAACTCGTCGCTTGCCCAAACCGGCAGCAGCACCTTCACTGTAACCGCGAAAGATTCCGCGGGAAATGTGCTTCAGAGCATCACAATCGGTCTTACCGTTCGCTAG